Proteins found in one Chaetodon auriga isolate fChaAug3 chromosome 12, fChaAug3.hap1, whole genome shotgun sequence genomic segment:
- the LOC143329055 gene encoding anoctamin-8-like isoform X2, whose product MQAAGSGAADTDATVNSSSSTADVDDSDGAGERMERTVPSEQQDRTNNHQQQQTSLSPSGVLDKLFGKRLLQARHYIMSRKSWLKMVPTENCDILMTFPDTIDDHTLLWLLNQIRVGIPQVSIQVRQHKHTQTHAFFITTTFENLLRGAEQMSMHKAVKPQFGGGMRRFSCEEDNIYENIESELCFFTSQERQSIIKYWLDNLRAKQGEVLHNIHFLEGQPIIPELVARGVIHQMFPLHEQRILNQLMTSWVQAVCERQPLDDICDYFGVKISMYFAWLGFYTNSMLYPAVIGFLLWILAEADQTSQDICCVVFALFNVVWATLFLERWKRREAELAYRWGTLDTPAESLEEPRPQFRGVKRCSPITGCEEFYYPPWKRALFRWLVSLPICLLCLCFVFLAMLLCLELQEVVMEIQELPGITRFIPKILLALTVTVCDEVYKKIAYWLNDMENYRLQSAYENNLIIKMVFFEFINSYLSLFYIGFYLKDMERLKEMLATLLIFRQFLQNIKEVLQPYLYEQNKLGVFTPKVLWELLQAIMLKYGRLALGKAQASMTAYSFLGPRGIPVSHTANGNPEPRRRGDLKAGFRLTEEEWDMNDSNLKQRKVSFTEKVDYQDVTTETQTVYDSFLEDSPTLVEEGMDPSSIFDSCDEDSDCESLTQETKENGTVSSPKESDSLCQRRKNVGEGKEDKKSWIDPPEEPKTVTLTQAEIESCMQTYEDTLQDYQEMFIQFGYVVLFSSAFPLAAMCALINNIIEIRSDALKLCTGLQRPFGQRVENIGQWQTAMEAMGLIAIIVNCYLIGQCGQLQRLFPWLSPEMTIISIVLLEHFAILLKYIIHVAIPDIPGWVAEEMAKLEYRRREAFKKHEQQAQQHFQQQLRRRREEEELHRQAELQAEARQESDYHKADAQHQHHHDKAAGGKPGDKPKRPSSLLGNNNVMKLKQIIPLQGKFSSGTSRSPAQSPTGGEAKLTGFLKFLKSPEVKKEPAVAVGANPGSTVTSSVPPSGQERSQSPNRTFSPGKLFSFSKSEGTVVCVNGTPPATQLANAQPNRADLNTAPEELPSNESDKGESRQLTDLENSGSKS is encoded by the exons ATGCAAGCGGCGGGCAGCGGAGCAGCTGACACCGACGCTACTGTAAACAGTAGCAGCAGCACCGCAGACGTCGACGACAGCGACGGGGCaggggagaggatggagaggacgGTACCCAGCGAGCAGCAGGACAGGACCAacaaccaccagcagcagcaaacgtCCCTATCACCGTCCGGAGTGCTCG aTAAACTGTTTGGGAAGCGCCTTCTGCAGGCCAGGCACTACATTATGTCTCGGAAGTCCTGGCTCAAGATGGTGCCCACCGAAAACTGTGATATCCTGATGACATTCCCAG aTACAATAGACGACCACACTCTGCTGTGGCTCCTCAATCAGATTCGTGTTGGAATCCCACAAGTCAGCATTCAGGTTCGACAGCAtaaacacacccagacacacgcCTTCTTCATCACGACAACATTTGAGAA CTTACTGCGGGGGGCCGAGCAGATGAGCATGCACAAGGCCGTCAAACCGCAGTTTGGCGGTGGGATGCGGCGCTTTTCCTGCGAGGAAGACAACATCTATGAGAACATAGAGAGCGAGCTCTGCTTTTTCAcctcacag GAGCGTCAGAGCATTATAAAGTATTGGCTGGACAATCTGCGAGCCAAACAGGGAGAGGTGCTTCACAACATTCACTTCCTGGAGGGACAGCCAATCA TTCCAGAGCTGGTGGCTCGCGGGGTGATCCATCAAATGTTTCCTCTCCATGAGCAGAGGATCCTCAACCAGCTGATGACTTCTTGGGTCCAGGCGGTGTGTGAAAGGCAGCCCCTGG ATGACATCTGTGACTACTTTGGCGTGAAGATCAGCATGTACTTTGCCTGGCTGGGTTTCTACACTAACTCCATGCTTTACCCTGCTGTCATCGGCTTTCTGCTCTGGATACTCGCAGAGGCTGACCAG ACCAGTCAGGATATCTGCTGTGTGGTTTTTGCCCTCTTCAATGTTGTGTGGGCGACGTTGTTTCTGGAGCGCTGGAAGAGGCGAGAGGCAGAGCTGGCCTACAGGTGGGGCACCTTGGACACCCCCGCCGAGTCCTTGGAGGAGCCCAGGCCACAGTTCAGG GGAGTGAAGCGCTGCAGTCCCATAACGGGCTGTGAGGAGTTCTACTACCCGCCCTGGAAGAGAGCTCTGTTCAGATGGCTGGTCAGCCTGCccatctgcctcctctgtctctgttttgtcttcCTCGCTATGCTCCTCTGCCTGGAACTGCAG GAAGTGGTGATGGAGATTCAGGAGCTACCTGGTATCACACGATTCATTCCCAAGATACTTCTGGCCCTAACTGTAACCGTGTGTGATGAAGTGTATAAGAAGATTGCCTACTGGCTTAATGACATGG AGAACTACAGACTTCAGAGTGCCTATGAGAATAATCTCATCATCAAGATGGTTTTT TTTGAATTCATCAATTCTTACCTTAGCCTTTTCTACATCGGATTCTACCTCAAGGACATGGAGCGACTCAAGGAG ATGCTAGCCACTCTACTGATCTTCCGCCAGTTCCTGCAGAACATCAAAGAGGTCCTCCAACCTTATCTCTATGAGCAAAACAAGCTGGGTGTCTTCACCCCAAAGGTGCTGTGGGAGCTGCTCCAAGCCATCATGCTTAAGTATGGCCGTCTGGCTCTGGGGAAGGCTCAGGCCTCGATGACAGCCTATTCCTTCCTTGGTCCCAGAGGGATCCCTGTCAGTCACACTGCTAATGGTAACCCAGAGCCGAGGAGAAGGGGGGATCTGAAAGCCGGATTCAGgctgacagaggaagagtggGACATGAATGACAGCAATCTGAAGCAGCGTAAAGTCAGCTTCACGGAGAAGGTCGACTACCAGGATGTCACGACGGAAACGCAGACGGTGTATGACAGCTTCCTCGAGGACAGTCCCACACTGGTAGAGGAAGGGATGGATCCGTCCAGTATTTTTGACAGTTGTGATGAGGACAGTGATTGTGAATCGTTGACTCAA GAGACCAAGGAGAATGGCACTGTGTCCTCTCCAAAGGAATCTGACTCTCTCTGTCAGAGAAGAAAGAACGTAGGTGAGGGGAAGGAGGATAAGAAGTCCTGGATTGATCCACCAGAAGAACCCAAAACTGTCACTCTGACCCAGGCGGAGATCGAGAGCTGCATGCAGACATACGAG GATACGCTTCAGGACTACCAGGAAATGTTCATTCAGTTTGGCTATGTGGTGCTCTTCTCCTCTGCGTTTCCCCTGGCGGCCATGTGTGCTCTTATCAACAACATCATCGAGATCCGCAGTGACGCCCTGAAGCTCTGCACCGGCCTGCAGAGACCCTTTGGACAGCGGGTGGAGAACATCGGACAATGGcag ACTGCAATGGAGGCCATGGGCTTGATAGCCATCATAGTGAACTGCTACCTGATTGGTCAGTGTGGGCAGCTCCAGCGTCTGTTCCCCTGGTTGAGTCCTGAGATGACCATCATCTCCATTGTCTTACTCGAG CACTTTGCCATACTCCTAAAGTACATCATCCATGTTGCCATCCCTGATATCCCTGGCTGGGTAGCAGAAGAAATGGCCAAGCTAGAGTACCGACGAAGGGAAGCTTTCAAG AAGCATGAGCAGCAGGCCCAGCAGCACTTCCAACAGCAGCTTAGACGCCGtcgtgaagaggaggagcttcATCGTCAGGCTGAGCTGCAGGCCGAAGCCCGTCAGGAGAGTGACTACCACAAGGCCGACgcccagcaccagcaccaccatGACAAAGCAGCAGGGGGCAAGCCAGGGGACAAGCCTAAGAGACCCAGCTCTCTGCTGGGAAACAACAATGTGATGAAGCTCAAGCAGATCATCCCTCTCCAGGGAAAGTTCTCTTCCGGCACCTCACGTTCACCAGCCCAGTCCCCGACAGGGGGTGAGGCAAAGCTCACAGGATTTCTGAAGTTCTTAAAGTCGCCTGAGGTGAAAAAAGAGCCAGCAGTGGCGGTTGGAGCAAATCCAGGGTCAACGGTGACCTCCTCAGTACCCCCTAGTGGCCAGGAGAGGTCACAGTCCCCCAACAGGACATTCAGTCCTGGGAAGCTGTTCAGTTTTAGCAAATCCGAGGggactgtggtgtgtgtgaatgggacACCACCAGCGACACAGCTTGCCAACGCTCAGCCCAACAGGGCTGACTTAAACACAGCCCCCGAGGAATTACCCTCTAATGAGTCAGATAAAGGAGAATCAAGACAATTGACTGATTTAGAGAACTCTGGCTCCAAGAGTTAA
- the LOC143329055 gene encoding anoctamin-8-like isoform X1, which yields MQAAGSGAADTDATVNSSSSTADVDDSDGAGERMERTVPSEQQDRTNNHQQQQTSLSPSGVLDKLFGKRLLQARHYIMSRKSWLKMVPTENCDILMTFPDTIDDHTLLWLLNQIRVGIPQVSIQVRQHKHTQTHAFFITTTFENLLRGAEQMSMHKAVKPQFGGGMRRFSCEEDNIYENIESELCFFTSQERQSIIKYWLDNLRAKQGEVLHNIHFLEGQPIIPELVARGVIHQMFPLHEQRILNQLMTSWVQAVCERQPLDDICDYFGVKISMYFAWLGFYTNSMLYPAVIGFLLWILAEADQTSQDICCVVFALFNVVWATLFLERWKRREAELAYRWGTLDTPAESLEEPRPQFRGVKRCSPITGCEEFYYPPWKRALFRWLVSLPICLLCLCFVFLAMLLCLELQEVVMEIQELPGITRFIPKILLALTVTVCDEVYKKIAYWLNDMENYRLQSAYENNLIIKMVFFEFINSYLSLFYIGFYLKDMERLKEMLATLLIFRQFLQNIKEVLQPYLYEQNKLGVFTPKVLWELLQAIMLKYGRLALGKAQASMTAYSFLGPRGIPVSHTANGNPEPRRRGDLKAGFRLTEEEWDMNDSNLKQRKVSFTEKVDYQDVTTETQTVYDSFLEDSPTLVEEGMDPSSIFDSCDEDSDCESLTQQETKENGTVSSPKESDSLCQRRKNVGEGKEDKKSWIDPPEEPKTVTLTQAEIESCMQTYEDTLQDYQEMFIQFGYVVLFSSAFPLAAMCALINNIIEIRSDALKLCTGLQRPFGQRVENIGQWQTAMEAMGLIAIIVNCYLIGQCGQLQRLFPWLSPEMTIISIVLLEHFAILLKYIIHVAIPDIPGWVAEEMAKLEYRRREAFKKHEQQAQQHFQQQLRRRREEEELHRQAELQAEARQESDYHKADAQHQHHHDKAAGGKPGDKPKRPSSLLGNNNVMKLKQIIPLQGKFSSGTSRSPAQSPTGGEAKLTGFLKFLKSPEVKKEPAVAVGANPGSTVTSSVPPSGQERSQSPNRTFSPGKLFSFSKSEGTVVCVNGTPPATQLANAQPNRADLNTAPEELPSNESDKGESRQLTDLENSGSKS from the exons ATGCAAGCGGCGGGCAGCGGAGCAGCTGACACCGACGCTACTGTAAACAGTAGCAGCAGCACCGCAGACGTCGACGACAGCGACGGGGCaggggagaggatggagaggacgGTACCCAGCGAGCAGCAGGACAGGACCAacaaccaccagcagcagcaaacgtCCCTATCACCGTCCGGAGTGCTCG aTAAACTGTTTGGGAAGCGCCTTCTGCAGGCCAGGCACTACATTATGTCTCGGAAGTCCTGGCTCAAGATGGTGCCCACCGAAAACTGTGATATCCTGATGACATTCCCAG aTACAATAGACGACCACACTCTGCTGTGGCTCCTCAATCAGATTCGTGTTGGAATCCCACAAGTCAGCATTCAGGTTCGACAGCAtaaacacacccagacacacgcCTTCTTCATCACGACAACATTTGAGAA CTTACTGCGGGGGGCCGAGCAGATGAGCATGCACAAGGCCGTCAAACCGCAGTTTGGCGGTGGGATGCGGCGCTTTTCCTGCGAGGAAGACAACATCTATGAGAACATAGAGAGCGAGCTCTGCTTTTTCAcctcacag GAGCGTCAGAGCATTATAAAGTATTGGCTGGACAATCTGCGAGCCAAACAGGGAGAGGTGCTTCACAACATTCACTTCCTGGAGGGACAGCCAATCA TTCCAGAGCTGGTGGCTCGCGGGGTGATCCATCAAATGTTTCCTCTCCATGAGCAGAGGATCCTCAACCAGCTGATGACTTCTTGGGTCCAGGCGGTGTGTGAAAGGCAGCCCCTGG ATGACATCTGTGACTACTTTGGCGTGAAGATCAGCATGTACTTTGCCTGGCTGGGTTTCTACACTAACTCCATGCTTTACCCTGCTGTCATCGGCTTTCTGCTCTGGATACTCGCAGAGGCTGACCAG ACCAGTCAGGATATCTGCTGTGTGGTTTTTGCCCTCTTCAATGTTGTGTGGGCGACGTTGTTTCTGGAGCGCTGGAAGAGGCGAGAGGCAGAGCTGGCCTACAGGTGGGGCACCTTGGACACCCCCGCCGAGTCCTTGGAGGAGCCCAGGCCACAGTTCAGG GGAGTGAAGCGCTGCAGTCCCATAACGGGCTGTGAGGAGTTCTACTACCCGCCCTGGAAGAGAGCTCTGTTCAGATGGCTGGTCAGCCTGCccatctgcctcctctgtctctgttttgtcttcCTCGCTATGCTCCTCTGCCTGGAACTGCAG GAAGTGGTGATGGAGATTCAGGAGCTACCTGGTATCACACGATTCATTCCCAAGATACTTCTGGCCCTAACTGTAACCGTGTGTGATGAAGTGTATAAGAAGATTGCCTACTGGCTTAATGACATGG AGAACTACAGACTTCAGAGTGCCTATGAGAATAATCTCATCATCAAGATGGTTTTT TTTGAATTCATCAATTCTTACCTTAGCCTTTTCTACATCGGATTCTACCTCAAGGACATGGAGCGACTCAAGGAG ATGCTAGCCACTCTACTGATCTTCCGCCAGTTCCTGCAGAACATCAAAGAGGTCCTCCAACCTTATCTCTATGAGCAAAACAAGCTGGGTGTCTTCACCCCAAAGGTGCTGTGGGAGCTGCTCCAAGCCATCATGCTTAAGTATGGCCGTCTGGCTCTGGGGAAGGCTCAGGCCTCGATGACAGCCTATTCCTTCCTTGGTCCCAGAGGGATCCCTGTCAGTCACACTGCTAATGGTAACCCAGAGCCGAGGAGAAGGGGGGATCTGAAAGCCGGATTCAGgctgacagaggaagagtggGACATGAATGACAGCAATCTGAAGCAGCGTAAAGTCAGCTTCACGGAGAAGGTCGACTACCAGGATGTCACGACGGAAACGCAGACGGTGTATGACAGCTTCCTCGAGGACAGTCCCACACTGGTAGAGGAAGGGATGGATCCGTCCAGTATTTTTGACAGTTGTGATGAGGACAGTGATTGTGAATCGTTGACTCAA CAGGAGACCAAGGAGAATGGCACTGTGTCCTCTCCAAAGGAATCTGACTCTCTCTGTCAGAGAAGAAAGAACGTAGGTGAGGGGAAGGAGGATAAGAAGTCCTGGATTGATCCACCAGAAGAACCCAAAACTGTCACTCTGACCCAGGCGGAGATCGAGAGCTGCATGCAGACATACGAG GATACGCTTCAGGACTACCAGGAAATGTTCATTCAGTTTGGCTATGTGGTGCTCTTCTCCTCTGCGTTTCCCCTGGCGGCCATGTGTGCTCTTATCAACAACATCATCGAGATCCGCAGTGACGCCCTGAAGCTCTGCACCGGCCTGCAGAGACCCTTTGGACAGCGGGTGGAGAACATCGGACAATGGcag ACTGCAATGGAGGCCATGGGCTTGATAGCCATCATAGTGAACTGCTACCTGATTGGTCAGTGTGGGCAGCTCCAGCGTCTGTTCCCCTGGTTGAGTCCTGAGATGACCATCATCTCCATTGTCTTACTCGAG CACTTTGCCATACTCCTAAAGTACATCATCCATGTTGCCATCCCTGATATCCCTGGCTGGGTAGCAGAAGAAATGGCCAAGCTAGAGTACCGACGAAGGGAAGCTTTCAAG AAGCATGAGCAGCAGGCCCAGCAGCACTTCCAACAGCAGCTTAGACGCCGtcgtgaagaggaggagcttcATCGTCAGGCTGAGCTGCAGGCCGAAGCCCGTCAGGAGAGTGACTACCACAAGGCCGACgcccagcaccagcaccaccatGACAAAGCAGCAGGGGGCAAGCCAGGGGACAAGCCTAAGAGACCCAGCTCTCTGCTGGGAAACAACAATGTGATGAAGCTCAAGCAGATCATCCCTCTCCAGGGAAAGTTCTCTTCCGGCACCTCACGTTCACCAGCCCAGTCCCCGACAGGGGGTGAGGCAAAGCTCACAGGATTTCTGAAGTTCTTAAAGTCGCCTGAGGTGAAAAAAGAGCCAGCAGTGGCGGTTGGAGCAAATCCAGGGTCAACGGTGACCTCCTCAGTACCCCCTAGTGGCCAGGAGAGGTCACAGTCCCCCAACAGGACATTCAGTCCTGGGAAGCTGTTCAGTTTTAGCAAATCCGAGGggactgtggtgtgtgtgaatgggacACCACCAGCGACACAGCTTGCCAACGCTCAGCCCAACAGGGCTGACTTAAACACAGCCCCCGAGGAATTACCCTCTAATGAGTCAGATAAAGGAGAATCAAGACAATTGACTGATTTAGAGAACTCTGGCTCCAAGAGTTAA
- the LOC143329055 gene encoding anoctamin-8-like isoform X4 → MQAAGSGAADTDATVNSSSSTADVDDSDGAGERMERTVPSEQQDRTNNHQQQQTSLSPSGVLDKLFGKRLLQARHYIMSRKSWLKMVPTENCDILMTFPDTIDDHTLLWLLNQIRVGIPQVSIQVRQHKHTQTHAFFITTTFENLLRGAEQMSMHKAVKPQFGGGMRRFSCEEDNIYENIESELCFFTSQERQSIIKYWLDNLRAKQGEVLHNIHFLEGQPIIPELVARGVIHQMFPLHEQRILNQLMTSWVQAVCERQPLDDICDYFGVKISMYFAWLGFYTNSMLYPAVIGFLLWILAEADQTSQDICCVVFALFNVVWATLFLERWKRREAELAYRWGTLDTPAESLEEPRPQFRGVKRCSPITGCEEFYYPPWKRALFRWLVSLPICLLCLCFVFLAMLLCLELQEVVMEIQELPGITRFIPKILLALTVTVCDEVYKKIAYWLNDMENYRLQSAYENNLIIKMVFFEFINSYLSLFYIGFYLKDMERLKEMLATLLIFRQFLQNIKEVLQPYLYEQNKLGVFTPKVLWELLQAIMLKYGRLALGKAQASMTAYSFLGPRGIPVSHTANGNPEPRRRGDLKAGFRLTEEEWDMNDSNLKQRKVSFTEKVDYQDVTTETQTVYDSFLEDSPTLVEEGMDPSSIFDSCDEDSDCESLTQESDSLCQRRKNVGEGKEDKKSWIDPPEEPKTVTLTQAEIESCMQTYEDTLQDYQEMFIQFGYVVLFSSAFPLAAMCALINNIIEIRSDALKLCTGLQRPFGQRVENIGQWQTAMEAMGLIAIIVNCYLIGQCGQLQRLFPWLSPEMTIISIVLLEHFAILLKYIIHVAIPDIPGWVAEEMAKLEYRRREAFKKHEQQAQQHFQQQLRRRREEEELHRQAELQAEARQESDYHKADAQHQHHHDKAAGGKPGDKPKRPSSLLGNNNVMKLKQIIPLQGKFSSGTSRSPAQSPTGGEAKLTGFLKFLKSPEVKKEPAVAVGANPGSTVTSSVPPSGQERSQSPNRTFSPGKLFSFSKSEGTVVCVNGTPPATQLANAQPNRADLNTAPEELPSNESDKGESRQLTDLENSGSKS, encoded by the exons ATGCAAGCGGCGGGCAGCGGAGCAGCTGACACCGACGCTACTGTAAACAGTAGCAGCAGCACCGCAGACGTCGACGACAGCGACGGGGCaggggagaggatggagaggacgGTACCCAGCGAGCAGCAGGACAGGACCAacaaccaccagcagcagcaaacgtCCCTATCACCGTCCGGAGTGCTCG aTAAACTGTTTGGGAAGCGCCTTCTGCAGGCCAGGCACTACATTATGTCTCGGAAGTCCTGGCTCAAGATGGTGCCCACCGAAAACTGTGATATCCTGATGACATTCCCAG aTACAATAGACGACCACACTCTGCTGTGGCTCCTCAATCAGATTCGTGTTGGAATCCCACAAGTCAGCATTCAGGTTCGACAGCAtaaacacacccagacacacgcCTTCTTCATCACGACAACATTTGAGAA CTTACTGCGGGGGGCCGAGCAGATGAGCATGCACAAGGCCGTCAAACCGCAGTTTGGCGGTGGGATGCGGCGCTTTTCCTGCGAGGAAGACAACATCTATGAGAACATAGAGAGCGAGCTCTGCTTTTTCAcctcacag GAGCGTCAGAGCATTATAAAGTATTGGCTGGACAATCTGCGAGCCAAACAGGGAGAGGTGCTTCACAACATTCACTTCCTGGAGGGACAGCCAATCA TTCCAGAGCTGGTGGCTCGCGGGGTGATCCATCAAATGTTTCCTCTCCATGAGCAGAGGATCCTCAACCAGCTGATGACTTCTTGGGTCCAGGCGGTGTGTGAAAGGCAGCCCCTGG ATGACATCTGTGACTACTTTGGCGTGAAGATCAGCATGTACTTTGCCTGGCTGGGTTTCTACACTAACTCCATGCTTTACCCTGCTGTCATCGGCTTTCTGCTCTGGATACTCGCAGAGGCTGACCAG ACCAGTCAGGATATCTGCTGTGTGGTTTTTGCCCTCTTCAATGTTGTGTGGGCGACGTTGTTTCTGGAGCGCTGGAAGAGGCGAGAGGCAGAGCTGGCCTACAGGTGGGGCACCTTGGACACCCCCGCCGAGTCCTTGGAGGAGCCCAGGCCACAGTTCAGG GGAGTGAAGCGCTGCAGTCCCATAACGGGCTGTGAGGAGTTCTACTACCCGCCCTGGAAGAGAGCTCTGTTCAGATGGCTGGTCAGCCTGCccatctgcctcctctgtctctgttttgtcttcCTCGCTATGCTCCTCTGCCTGGAACTGCAG GAAGTGGTGATGGAGATTCAGGAGCTACCTGGTATCACACGATTCATTCCCAAGATACTTCTGGCCCTAACTGTAACCGTGTGTGATGAAGTGTATAAGAAGATTGCCTACTGGCTTAATGACATGG AGAACTACAGACTTCAGAGTGCCTATGAGAATAATCTCATCATCAAGATGGTTTTT TTTGAATTCATCAATTCTTACCTTAGCCTTTTCTACATCGGATTCTACCTCAAGGACATGGAGCGACTCAAGGAG ATGCTAGCCACTCTACTGATCTTCCGCCAGTTCCTGCAGAACATCAAAGAGGTCCTCCAACCTTATCTCTATGAGCAAAACAAGCTGGGTGTCTTCACCCCAAAGGTGCTGTGGGAGCTGCTCCAAGCCATCATGCTTAAGTATGGCCGTCTGGCTCTGGGGAAGGCTCAGGCCTCGATGACAGCCTATTCCTTCCTTGGTCCCAGAGGGATCCCTGTCAGTCACACTGCTAATGGTAACCCAGAGCCGAGGAGAAGGGGGGATCTGAAAGCCGGATTCAGgctgacagaggaagagtggGACATGAATGACAGCAATCTGAAGCAGCGTAAAGTCAGCTTCACGGAGAAGGTCGACTACCAGGATGTCACGACGGAAACGCAGACGGTGTATGACAGCTTCCTCGAGGACAGTCCCACACTGGTAGAGGAAGGGATGGATCCGTCCAGTATTTTTGACAGTTGTGATGAGGACAGTGATTGTGAATCGTTGACTCAA GAATCTGACTCTCTCTGTCAGAGAAGAAAGAACGTAGGTGAGGGGAAGGAGGATAAGAAGTCCTGGATTGATCCACCAGAAGAACCCAAAACTGTCACTCTGACCCAGGCGGAGATCGAGAGCTGCATGCAGACATACGAG GATACGCTTCAGGACTACCAGGAAATGTTCATTCAGTTTGGCTATGTGGTGCTCTTCTCCTCTGCGTTTCCCCTGGCGGCCATGTGTGCTCTTATCAACAACATCATCGAGATCCGCAGTGACGCCCTGAAGCTCTGCACCGGCCTGCAGAGACCCTTTGGACAGCGGGTGGAGAACATCGGACAATGGcag ACTGCAATGGAGGCCATGGGCTTGATAGCCATCATAGTGAACTGCTACCTGATTGGTCAGTGTGGGCAGCTCCAGCGTCTGTTCCCCTGGTTGAGTCCTGAGATGACCATCATCTCCATTGTCTTACTCGAG CACTTTGCCATACTCCTAAAGTACATCATCCATGTTGCCATCCCTGATATCCCTGGCTGGGTAGCAGAAGAAATGGCCAAGCTAGAGTACCGACGAAGGGAAGCTTTCAAG AAGCATGAGCAGCAGGCCCAGCAGCACTTCCAACAGCAGCTTAGACGCCGtcgtgaagaggaggagcttcATCGTCAGGCTGAGCTGCAGGCCGAAGCCCGTCAGGAGAGTGACTACCACAAGGCCGACgcccagcaccagcaccaccatGACAAAGCAGCAGGGGGCAAGCCAGGGGACAAGCCTAAGAGACCCAGCTCTCTGCTGGGAAACAACAATGTGATGAAGCTCAAGCAGATCATCCCTCTCCAGGGAAAGTTCTCTTCCGGCACCTCACGTTCACCAGCCCAGTCCCCGACAGGGGGTGAGGCAAAGCTCACAGGATTTCTGAAGTTCTTAAAGTCGCCTGAGGTGAAAAAAGAGCCAGCAGTGGCGGTTGGAGCAAATCCAGGGTCAACGGTGACCTCCTCAGTACCCCCTAGTGGCCAGGAGAGGTCACAGTCCCCCAACAGGACATTCAGTCCTGGGAAGCTGTTCAGTTTTAGCAAATCCGAGGggactgtggtgtgtgtgaatgggacACCACCAGCGACACAGCTTGCCAACGCTCAGCCCAACAGGGCTGACTTAAACACAGCCCCCGAGGAATTACCCTCTAATGAGTCAGATAAAGGAGAATCAAGACAATTGACTGATTTAGAGAACTCTGGCTCCAAGAGTTAA